A region of Paenimyroides aestuarii DNA encodes the following proteins:
- a CDS encoding CvfB family protein, with product MIAIGTFNKLEIARRTNIGLYLTDGSQDVLLPKKYLPEHFEIGDEIEVFIYLDQEERPVATTIEPYIFLNEFALLKVNYINQYGAFMDWGLEKDLFVPFREQARPMTEGNYYMIYMYLDEKTNRLVGSSKLNQFLSNDPITVKVGEEVDLIVSHITDAGINVIINEKHKGLMYQSEVFEDFRTGDRIIGYIKNIRPDGKIDVSRTKIGFEKVSDAASKILNELEKSGGFLGLNDKSHPDEIKSVLEMSKKTFKQTIGVLYKEKKIVIKEDGIYEV from the coding sequence ATGATAGCTATAGGTACCTTTAATAAATTAGAAATTGCTCGCCGCACAAACATTGGATTGTATTTAACCGATGGTTCACAAGATGTTTTATTGCCCAAAAAATATTTACCAGAGCATTTTGAAATTGGCGACGAAATAGAAGTTTTTATCTATTTAGACCAAGAAGAACGCCCTGTAGCCACAACCATTGAACCATATATTTTTTTAAATGAATTTGCACTTTTAAAGGTAAATTACATCAATCAATACGGTGCTTTTATGGATTGGGGATTAGAAAAAGATCTGTTTGTGCCTTTTAGAGAGCAAGCACGCCCCATGACCGAAGGCAACTATTATATGATATATATGTATTTAGATGAAAAAACCAATCGATTGGTAGGCTCTTCTAAACTTAATCAATTTTTAAGCAATGATCCCATTACAGTGAAAGTAGGCGAGGAGGTTGACTTGATTGTATCACACATAACCGATGCCGGCATCAATGTAATCATCAACGAAAAACACAAGGGATTGATGTACCAAAGCGAAGTTTTTGAAGATTTTAGAACTGGAGATCGTATTATTGGTTACATTAAAAACATTCGCCCCGACGGAAAAATTGATGTTTCAAGAACCAAAATTGGTTTTGAAAAAGTATCAGATGCTGCATCCAAAATTTTAAATGAATTAGAAAAAAGCGGCGGATTTCTAGGTTTGAACGACAAAAGCCATCCCGATGAAATTAAAAGTGTGCTGGAGATGAGCAAAAAAACTTTCAAGCAAACTATTGGTGTGCTTTACAAAGAAAAGAAAATCGTTATTAAAGAAGATGGGATTTATGAAGTATAA
- a CDS encoding KTSC domain-containing protein, whose translation MKKILLLAFVAASFLACNNKKECDELKGSYSTFVEARKEITKANYPIKKMQLTPESSWIKRIEYYSCNEEDGYLIVYTTRSEEYIHAHVPLKIWEELSTSSSKGSYYNSNLVNRYPFNLKPAQ comes from the coding sequence ATGAAAAAGATTTTACTTTTAGCATTTGTAGCGGCATCTTTCTTAGCGTGCAACAATAAAAAAGAATGTGATGAACTAAAAGGCAGCTACAGCACCTTTGTTGAAGCCCGAAAAGAAATCACAAAAGCCAATTATCCCATAAAAAAAATGCAACTAACCCCTGAAAGTTCTTGGATTAAAAGAATTGAGTATTACAGTTGCAACGAAGAAGATGGCTATTTAATTGTATATACTACTCGGTCTGAAGAATATATTCACGCACATGTACCATTAAAAATCTGGGAAGAATTATCCACATCATCATCAAAAGGATCGTACTATAATTCAAACCTTGTAAACAGATATCCGTTTAATTTAAAACCAGCACAATAA
- the pheT gene encoding phenylalanine--tRNA ligase subunit beta: MQISYNWLKQFIKLEITPEETAEILTNLGLEVEGINAYESLKGGLKGVVVGHVLTCEQHPNADKLRIAKVDLGNGEPHVQIVCGAPNVAAGQKVPVATIGTVLYDKEGNEFVIKKGKIRGEESFGMICAEDELGIGESHDGIMVLDEKLKPGTPAADIFEIYTDTVFEIGLTPNRADAMSHLGVARDLRAGLIQNKPNNSYSELITPSVSKFNVDKRTLRYDIVIEDSKLAPRYAGVTISGIEVKPSPAWLQNTLKAIGITPKNNIVDATNYVLHELGQPLHAFDAARIKGNKIIVKNAEAGTKFITLDGVERILHEDDIVICDENQPLCLAGVLGGLHSGVNEHTSAIFLESAYFNPVSIRKTAKRHGISTDASFRFERGIDPNITNYALKHAAILIADIANGEITSDITDIYAKKIEDFSVFLNYNNVNKILGENIPNETIKKILVSLDIKITNITDKGLGLSIPAYRVDVQREIDVVEEILRVYGFNNIKIGSKINATIAYGSKTDDHKVQNIVANQLVSQGFYEAMSNSLTSTAYSEFISEQNRNQQVAILNPLSQDLSVMRQSLLFGGLEAIAYNINRKNSDLKLFEFGKTYAKPLSGYEEYKHLALFVTGNTSTVNWNVATTSTDFFLFKGYVDAILLRLGLKNVATKPNESEQFSESISYYLGDRLVVSFGSVKKSILKHFDIKQEVFYADFNWSTILNVVSSKIKFTELSKYPIVKRDLALLIKNEVSFADIYKTVKLADKNLILDISLFDVYQGDKLPEGTKSYAISMKLQDKDKTLTDAEIDKVMQKVQKQLQSEVGAELR, from the coding sequence ATGCAAATATCATATAACTGGTTAAAACAATTCATTAAATTAGAAATTACTCCTGAAGAAACAGCCGAAATACTTACCAATTTAGGTTTAGAAGTAGAAGGTATTAATGCATACGAAAGCTTAAAGGGCGGTTTGAAAGGCGTAGTGGTTGGGCATGTACTCACATGTGAACAACACCCCAATGCAGATAAACTTCGCATTGCCAAAGTAGATTTAGGCAATGGTGAACCACATGTTCAAATAGTTTGCGGAGCGCCCAACGTAGCAGCCGGTCAAAAAGTACCTGTTGCCACCATTGGTACGGTATTATATGATAAAGAAGGGAACGAATTTGTAATTAAAAAAGGTAAAATTCGCGGCGAAGAAAGTTTTGGAATGATTTGTGCCGAAGACGAATTGGGCATAGGCGAAAGTCATGACGGAATTATGGTTTTAGACGAAAAACTGAAACCGGGAACACCAGCTGCTGATATCTTTGAAATTTATACCGATACTGTTTTTGAAATTGGTTTAACGCCAAACCGTGCAGATGCAATGAGCCATTTAGGTGTTGCTCGAGATTTGCGTGCTGGTTTAATTCAAAACAAACCCAATAACAGCTATTCCGAATTAATCACTCCTAGTGTTAGTAAATTCAACGTGGATAAGCGTACCCTTCGATACGATATTGTGATTGAAGACAGCAAATTGGCACCTCGTTATGCGGGCGTTACCATTTCGGGTATCGAAGTGAAGCCATCGCCAGCTTGGTTGCAAAATACCCTGAAAGCTATTGGCATTACTCCGAAAAACAATATTGTTGATGCAACAAATTATGTGTTGCACGAGTTGGGGCAACCCTTACACGCATTTGATGCCGCACGTATTAAAGGAAATAAAATCATCGTTAAAAATGCAGAAGCAGGCACAAAATTCATCACATTAGACGGAGTTGAACGCATTTTGCATGAAGACGATATCGTTATTTGCGATGAAAACCAACCGTTGTGTTTAGCTGGTGTGTTGGGTGGATTACATTCAGGTGTAAACGAACATACAAGTGCTATTTTCTTAGAAAGTGCCTATTTTAATCCGGTGAGTATTCGCAAAACTGCCAAACGTCATGGAATTTCAACAGATGCTTCTTTCCGATTTGAACGCGGCATTGATCCAAACATCACTAATTACGCATTAAAACACGCAGCTATATTAATTGCAGATATTGCAAACGGAGAAATAACTTCGGATATAACTGATATTTACGCAAAAAAAATAGAGGATTTTTCGGTTTTCTTGAATTATAATAATGTTAACAAAATTTTAGGCGAAAATATTCCAAACGAAACCATCAAGAAAATATTGGTTTCTTTAGACATAAAAATCACCAATATTACCGATAAAGGTTTAGGATTATCAATTCCGGCTTATCGTGTAGATGTGCAACGCGAGATTGATGTGGTCGAAGAAATTCTGCGTGTTTATGGCTTCAATAATATCAAAATTGGTTCAAAAATCAATGCAACTATTGCTTATGGCAGCAAAACCGATGACCATAAAGTGCAAAATATTGTGGCAAACCAATTAGTGAGTCAAGGTTTCTATGAAGCCATGTCTAATTCGCTCACCAGCACAGCTTATTCTGAATTTATTTCAGAGCAAAACCGAAACCAGCAAGTAGCAATTCTGAATCCATTGAGCCAAGACTTATCAGTGATGCGACAATCGTTATTATTTGGTGGATTAGAAGCGATAGCCTATAACATCAACCGAAAAAATAGTGATTTAAAACTTTTTGAATTCGGTAAAACCTATGCAAAACCACTTTCGGGTTATGAAGAATACAAACATTTAGCGCTTTTTGTGACTGGAAATACCAGTACAGTCAATTGGAATGTTGCCACTACAAGTACAGATTTCTTTTTGTTTAAAGGTTATGTAGATGCAATATTATTGCGCTTAGGGTTGAAAAATGTAGCTACCAAACCCAATGAAAGCGAGCAGTTTTCAGAAAGCATTTCCTATTATTTGGGCGATCGTTTAGTGGTTTCATTTGGATCGGTTAAGAAAAGTATTTTAAAACATTTTGATATCAAACAAGAAGTTTTTTATGCCGATTTTAATTGGAGTACGATTTTGAATGTGGTTTCAAGCAAAATTAAGTTTACAGAACTATCAAAATATCCGATTGTAAAACGCGATTTGGCATTGTTGATTAAAAACGAAGTTTCGTTTGCAGATATTTACAAAACGGTAAAATTAGCCGATAAGAATTTAATCTTAGACATCTCTTTATTTGATGTGTATCAAGGCGATAAATTACCCGAAGGAACAAAGTCATACGCAATTAGCATGAAATTGCAGGATAAAGATAAAACCCTAACCGACGCCGAGATAGACAAAGTGATGCAGAAAGTACAAAAACAACTGCAAAGCGAAGTAGGTGCAGAATTAAGATAA
- a CDS encoding thiol-disulfide oxidoreductase DCC family protein, which produces MRVIDKIPEGKQLILFDGVCNFCDETVQKIIKADSKNVFVFASLQSDFGKEVVQYIGIKPETDSIVLYQPGIAYYTESSAAIEIAKQLSGWYPLLQIGKIVPAFLRNKIYQYIAKNRYKWYGKKEACSIPPPETRAKFLS; this is translated from the coding sequence ATGCGTGTAATTGATAAAATACCCGAAGGAAAGCAATTGATTTTGTTTGATGGCGTTTGTAATTTTTGTGATGAAACGGTTCAAAAAATCATTAAAGCAGATTCAAAAAATGTGTTTGTTTTTGCCTCGCTCCAATCCGATTTTGGCAAAGAAGTGGTGCAATATATCGGCATAAAACCCGAAACCGATTCTATTGTTTTGTATCAGCCCGGCATTGCATATTACACCGAAAGCAGTGCAGCCATAGAGATTGCTAAACAATTGAGCGGTTGGTATCCGTTGTTGCAAATTGGAAAAATTGTTCCTGCTTTTTTACGAAACAAAATCTATCAATACATCGCAAAAAACAGGTACAAATGGTATGGAAAAAAGGAAGCATGCAGCATACCACCACCGGAAACCCGAGCAAAATTTTTATCATAA
- a CDS encoding endonuclease MutS2, whose amino-acid sequence MKLIAKKTLQDLEFSTILEQISALCTTEMGKEQALLIEPIPSKNELMQHLQQTSEYVSSFSNQNAIPSHYFDPISFELKMLRIEDSFLEASSFKKIATLVQTANELILFFKKFQEYYGALYQATTITQPNKIILQKIEQVLDKYGEIKDTASVDLKAIRQNIQILRGKINQSFGVALQQYNNAGYLDDIKESIVENRRVLAVMAMYRKKVKGTALGQSKTGSIVYIEPESTFKFSRELSNLEYEEREEIMRILKVLTNEVRPFYDDLLVLQNLLCHVDIVAAKAKHAQKINGILPTITTEKKLFFREAYHPILLLNNQAKKKITYPQTITLHNQERIIVISGPNAGGKSITLKTIGLLQLMLQSGMLIPVHERSETFLFDRILTDIGDNQSIENHLSTYSYRLKNMNYFLKKCNDKTLFLIDEFGTGSDPELGGALAEVFLEEFYEREAFGIITTHYTNLKILANELPHATNANMMFDEHSLEPMYKLSLGQAGSSFTFEVAQKNGIPYSLINRAKKKVETDKVRFDKTIANLQKERSRLEKTSENLREEEKRAREESSKLSNINTKIQDKLERYQELYDSNQRLIYLGQRLDDLSEKYFNNKDKKTLIGELLKTVEIENSKRKKITLKEKKVKEQKELKIKVEVEQKLDKIRQEKKEKKIKEQQVQQANKTNFVLKVGDRVRMIDGKSVGTIDVIEKNKATVNYGFFTSKVALEQLEMVERKK is encoded by the coding sequence ATGAAATTGATTGCAAAAAAAACATTACAAGATTTAGAATTCAGCACGATATTAGAGCAGATAAGCGCATTGTGTACTACCGAGATGGGAAAAGAACAGGCATTGCTTATTGAGCCAATTCCAAGCAAAAACGAATTGATGCAACATTTGCAGCAAACATCTGAATATGTTTCATCGTTTAGTAATCAAAATGCCATTCCGTCGCATTATTTTGATCCAATTAGTTTTGAATTAAAAATGCTGCGCATTGAAGATAGTTTTTTAGAAGCTTCAAGCTTTAAGAAAATAGCCACATTGGTCCAAACTGCCAACGAATTAATACTTTTTTTTAAGAAATTTCAAGAATATTACGGTGCCTTGTATCAGGCAACAACCATTACCCAGCCCAACAAAATCATTTTGCAAAAAATAGAACAAGTGCTGGATAAATATGGTGAAATTAAAGATACTGCTTCGGTTGATTTAAAAGCAATTCGGCAAAATATTCAAATTCTTCGCGGAAAAATCAATCAAAGCTTTGGTGTTGCTTTGCAACAATACAACAATGCAGGTTATTTAGATGATATTAAAGAATCAATCGTAGAAAACCGACGGGTTTTGGCAGTTATGGCCATGTACCGCAAAAAAGTAAAAGGCACTGCTTTAGGCCAGTCGAAAACAGGGAGTATTGTTTATATAGAACCTGAAAGTACGTTTAAATTCTCGCGCGAATTAAGCAATTTAGAATATGAAGAACGCGAAGAAATCATGCGTATTCTAAAAGTGTTAACCAATGAAGTGCGTCCGTTTTATGATGATTTGTTGGTGCTTCAAAATTTGCTGTGCCATGTCGATATAGTGGCTGCAAAAGCAAAGCATGCCCAAAAAATAAATGGTATTTTGCCAACTATCACAACCGAAAAAAAACTGTTTTTCCGAGAAGCATACCACCCAATTTTACTGCTAAACAACCAAGCAAAGAAGAAAATAACCTATCCGCAAACCATAACACTGCACAACCAAGAGCGCATTATAGTGATTTCGGGTCCGAATGCCGGCGGTAAATCAATAACCTTAAAAACAATTGGCTTGTTGCAATTAATGTTGCAAAGCGGCATGTTGATCCCCGTACACGAACGAAGCGAAACCTTTTTGTTTGATCGCATTTTAACTGATATTGGCGATAACCAATCCATAGAAAATCATTTAAGTACATACAGTTATCGTTTGAAAAATATGAACTATTTTTTAAAGAAATGCAATGATAAAACTTTGTTCTTAATTGATGAATTTGGTACAGGATCCGATCCGGAATTGGGCGGGGCTTTGGCAGAAGTGTTTTTAGAAGAATTTTATGAGCGTGAAGCTTTTGGTATCATAACCACACATTATACCAACCTTAAAATTCTGGCAAACGAATTGCCCCACGCAACAAATGCAAACATGATGTTTGATGAACATTCGTTAGAACCCATGTACAAGCTAAGTTTAGGGCAAGCAGGAAGTTCTTTCACCTTTGAAGTGGCTCAAAAAAACGGCATACCGTATAGTTTAATTAATCGGGCAAAGAAAAAGGTAGAAACCGATAAAGTTCGGTTTGATAAAACCATTGCAAATTTGCAAAAAGAACGCTCGCGCTTAGAAAAAACTTCCGAAAATTTGCGCGAAGAAGAAAAACGTGCACGAGAAGAAAGCAGTAAATTGTCAAACATTAACACCAAAATTCAAGATAAATTAGAACGCTATCAAGAATTGTATGACTCCAACCAACGTTTGATTTATTTAGGACAACGTTTAGATGATCTTTCCGAAAAATATTTCAATAATAAAGATAAAAAAACGCTTATTGGCGAATTATTAAAAACAGTGGAGATTGAAAATTCAAAGCGAAAAAAAATCACCCTGAAAGAGAAAAAAGTTAAAGAGCAGAAAGAATTGAAAATCAAAGTTGAAGTAGAACAAAAACTAGATAAAATTCGTCAAGAAAAGAAAGAAAAAAAGATTAAAGAACAGCAAGTACAACAAGCCAACAAAACCAATTTTGTATTAAAAGTAGGCGATCGTGTTCGTATGATTGATGGAAAATCGGTAGGAACAATTGATGTTATCGAAAAAAATAAAGCTACGGTAAACTATGGTTTTTTCACATCAAAAGTAGCATTAGAACAATTAGAAATGGTAGAACGAAAAAAGTAA
- the ung gene encoding uracil-DNA glycosylase, whose amino-acid sequence MNSWKEFIALESSKDYYTKLKQVVDADYEKETIYPPKEMIFNAFKHCSLDKVKVVILGQDPYHGVGQAHGLSFSVNKGIGLPPSLRNIYGELQTDVNFSNPGHGDLTEWAKQGVLLLNDVLTVKAGQAGSHQKLGWEQFTENVISFLSNHKKDLVFMLWGNHAQKKGKNIDRSKHLVLTSGHPSPMSANQGKWFGNKHFSQANKYLTSKGESPINWQLSKILIKTNEVLTILKENVKYHI is encoded by the coding sequence ATGAACAGCTGGAAAGAATTTATTGCCTTGGAATCATCAAAAGATTATTATACGAAATTAAAGCAAGTTGTTGATGCTGATTATGAAAAGGAAACGATTTATCCGCCAAAAGAAATGATTTTTAATGCGTTTAAGCATTGTTCATTAGATAAAGTGAAAGTGGTTATTTTAGGACAAGATCCTTATCATGGAGTTGGGCAAGCTCATGGATTGAGTTTTTCTGTTAATAAAGGAATTGGTTTGCCTCCATCGTTACGAAATATTTACGGCGAGCTACAAACCGATGTCAATTTCTCTAATCCAGGTCATGGTGATTTAACCGAATGGGCCAAACAAGGCGTTTTATTGTTGAACGATGTTTTAACGGTTAAGGCTGGGCAAGCCGGAAGTCATCAAAAATTGGGTTGGGAACAGTTTACTGAGAATGTTATTTCATTTTTATCAAACCATAAAAAGGATTTAGTTTTTATGCTGTGGGGAAATCATGCGCAGAAAAAAGGAAAAAATATAGACCGTTCGAAACATTTGGTTTTAACAAGTGGGCATCCATCACCAATGAGTGCCAATCAAGGAAAGTGGTTTGGTAATAAACACTTTTCACAAGCCAATAAATACCTTACTAGCAAAGGTGAATCACCTATTAATTGGCAGTTGTCCAAAATTTTAATAAAAACGAATGAAGTTTTGACTATTTTGAAAGAAAATGTTAAATATCATATTTAA
- the aroC gene encoding chorismate synthase: MAGNSFGTKFRLTTFGESHGEAIGGIIDGCPSNIVLDQAFIQAELNRRKPGQSKLVTQRKEADEVVFLSGIFEGKTLGTPIAFQIQNNNSKAADYDLLKDAFRPSHADYVYQQKYKHRDYRGGGRSSARETTARVVGGAIAKQLINPIEITAYVSSVGTISVNKKYTDLQLDLAESNDVRCPDPVIAQQMEQLILDTKKKGDTVGGIVTCVIKNVPIGLGEPVFDRLEANLAKAMLSINACKGFSFGSGFEGTKMFGSEHNDYYNEDESTKTNFSGGIQGGISNGMDIYFDVAFKPVATLLQPQEMLTTKGTLEIIKGKGRHDACVVPRAVVIVEAMAALVLADFMI; the protein is encoded by the coding sequence ATGGCAGGAAACTCTTTTGGTACAAAATTTAGATTAACCACTTTTGGTGAATCCCATGGCGAGGCTATTGGTGGAATTATTGATGGATGCCCATCAAACATTGTTTTAGACCAAGCTTTTATTCAGGCAGAATTAAATCGCAGAAAACCAGGGCAATCCAAATTAGTTACCCAAAGAAAAGAAGCGGACGAAGTGGTTTTTCTTTCGGGGATTTTTGAAGGAAAAACATTGGGAACGCCCATAGCATTTCAAATTCAAAACAATAATTCAAAAGCAGCCGATTACGATTTACTAAAAGATGCATTTCGCCCCAGTCATGCCGATTATGTGTATCAACAAAAATACAAACATCGTGATTATAGGGGAGGAGGAAGGAGTTCTGCTCGCGAAACTACTGCTCGGGTGGTTGGCGGTGCAATTGCCAAGCAACTTATTAATCCGATTGAAATTACCGCTTACGTTTCTTCTGTGGGAACTATTTCGGTAAACAAAAAATATACGGACTTACAATTAGATCTAGCAGAAAGCAACGATGTGCGCTGTCCTGATCCGGTAATTGCGCAACAAATGGAACAACTAATCCTTGACACCAAAAAGAAAGGCGACACAGTAGGCGGCATTGTAACTTGCGTAATAAAAAATGTTCCCATTGGTTTAGGCGAACCGGTTTTTGATCGGTTAGAAGCTAATTTGGCAAAGGCAATGCTGTCTATAAATGCGTGCAAAGGATTTAGTTTTGGCAGTGGTTTTGAAGGAACCAAAATGTTTGGCTCTGAACATAATGATTATTACAATGAAGACGAATCTACCAAGACCAATTTTTCAGGCGGAATTCAAGGCGGAATAAGCAATGGAATGGATATTTATTTCGATGTGGCCTTTAAACCAGTTGCCACTTTATTGCAACCCCAAGAAATGTTAACCACTAAAGGAACATTAGAAATTATCAAAGGAAAAGGCAGGCATGATGCATGTGTAGTTCCCCGCGCAGTTGTGATTGTAGAAGCTATGGCTGCTTTGGTGCTTGCTGATTTTATGATTTGA
- a CDS encoding DUF4372 domain-containing protein: MCRNQLLMLIFGYLSSCENLRNLINVLYAHPSKCYHLGMGKNVLSSYLQELSKIETTTF; this comes from the coding sequence ATCTGTCGGAATCAGTTACTTATGTTGATTTTTGGGTACTTATCAAGTTGCGAAAATTTGAGAAATTTAATAAACGTTCTTTATGCTCATCCCTCAAAATGTTATCACTTGGGAATGGGCAAGAACGTTTTAAGTTCTTATTTGCAGGAGCTAAGCAAAATCGAAACTACCACATTCTAA
- a CDS encoding YncE family protein gives MKKILAPLFAVTLLYSCSNSDDNSVAPNPDEKYLDGFFVSNEGNFNGGNASVSHINSGLSTVANDIFKTSNARSLGDVAQHMVVTDKYVYIVVNNSNTIEVVNKKTFKSVYTISENVTSPRFAVVKNNKLYVTSLVDAKVNVYNAETFAFIKSIALNHTAEQIAVANNYIYAANGFYSGGMAIEVINPENDTNTMDIAFEKAIVGISTNGQNVYALSANDTTTSISIVNNTSIASTKVLEQPIARNIVAEGSNVYYTAGTGVYKMNNSLTSSSTKLFDVAAGDEYSVFYGFNVLNGTIFTSDAKGFTDNAKIVIYKEDGSIIKEFTAGVGTNGFYKF, from the coding sequence ATGAAAAAAATTTTAGCCCCGTTATTTGCTGTTACCTTATTGTATAGCTGTAGCAATTCAGACGATAATTCAGTTGCTCCTAATCCTGATGAAAAATATTTAGACGGATTTTTTGTATCGAACGAAGGAAATTTTAATGGAGGAAATGCCTCTGTATCGCATATAAATAGTGGTTTAAGCACTGTTGCAAACGATATTTTTAAAACGTCGAACGCCCGCTCATTAGGAGATGTTGCCCAACACATGGTGGTTACCGATAAATATGTGTACATAGTTGTGAACAATTCAAACACGATTGAAGTAGTAAATAAAAAAACATTCAAATCGGTTTATACGATCTCTGAAAACGTTACTTCTCCCCGATTTGCTGTTGTTAAAAACAATAAATTATATGTAACGAGTTTGGTTGACGCTAAAGTAAATGTTTATAATGCCGAAACATTTGCTTTTATAAAAAGCATTGCACTGAACCATACTGCAGAACAAATTGCGGTTGCAAACAACTATATTTATGCTGCCAATGGATTTTATAGTGGCGGAATGGCAATTGAGGTGATTAACCCTGAAAATGATACCAATACGATGGATATTGCGTTTGAAAAAGCCATTGTTGGTATTTCAACAAACGGACAAAACGTATATGCTTTAAGTGCGAATGATACCACCACGAGCATTTCTATTGTTAACAATACCAGCATTGCATCAACAAAAGTTTTAGAACAACCCATTGCGCGCAATATTGTGGCAGAAGGAAGCAATGTGTATTACACAGCCGGCACAGGTGTTTATAAAATGAATAATTCGTTAACCTCTTCTAGTACAAAATTATTTGATGTGGCCGCTGGTGATGAATATTCTGTTTTTTACGGATTTAATGTTTTGAACGGAACTATTTTTACATCTGATGCAAAAGGTTTTACAGATAATGCTAAAATTGTGATTTATAAAGAAGACGGATCGATTATTAAAGAATTTACAGCTGGTGTAGGAACAAATGGATTTTATAAGTTCTAA